CACGCGGTTCTCGCCCAGGAGCGGCATAACGTCTGCGACCGTCCCGAGGACGGCCAAGTCGAGGTACGCCCGGTAAAACGCTTCGGACTTATGGCCGAGTTCTTCGGTCAGTCCTGCACAAAGTTTGAGCGCGACCCCGACGCCCGAAAGTTCCGGCCATGGGTAGCGGGAGTCGGAACGGTGGGGGTTGACGACGGCGACGGCTTCGGGCAGGTCCTCTCCGATTTGGTGATGGTCGGTCACGACGACCGTCATGCCCGCCTCGTTGGCGGCGCGGACTTGCTCATGGGCGCTGCTTCCGCAGTCGCAGGTCAAGAAGAGCTTGCAACCTTGCTCCGCGGCCCATCGCACGGCGTCCAGATGGATGCCGTACCCCTCTCGCATCCGGTGGGGCACGTGGGGGACGACGGTGCACCCGACGCGCTTCAGGAACCGTGTGAACAACGCCGCGCTCGTCACGCCGTCGACGTCGTAGTCGCCGTGGACATAGATCGTTTCGCCCCTCTCCTTGGCACCGAGGACGGCCCTGACGGCCGCTTCATAGTCGGGGAGCAGCGACGGCGGGTGCAGTTGATCGAGCGTCGGATCGAGGAACTTCTCGGCCGCGGCCGGATCGGTCAGACCGCGTGCGACGAGGACGGCGGCGACGACCGGCAACAGGCCCAGTTCGTCCCTGAGTTTGCGTTCGGCGACAGGATCCCGTGCCGGAACCGCCCAGACCGCCCGCTCGGGCACCGTCGCGACCATCCCAAGATGATAGACGATTGTCGAGGGGTCTTTGTCCTGGGTCAGGGTCGGGCGGTCCGGTACACGCACGTGCCCGGTATCCCGGCGGCGGCCCTTTCTTGGACCGATCCCTTGAGGACGACCCAGAGGACCGCGCTTTCGCGGAGCGGAACCACGCCCTGCAGCCTTTCCAGCTTGGGTTTGACGAACTTCGCCCTGTCGACGTGGAAGCCTGCCGGCGAAAACGCGACGACGACGAGGTCGGCTTGTCGGTTCCGGACCGGGTGGGTGCGGCGCACGGTGTAAACGGCCGTGACCTCAGGGTCTTCCTTGAGAACGGCGACAAGGGCGGCCCTTTGCTCTGGAGGGAGGTCGGCGGCAACGGAATGACCGTCGTTCTTCAAGTCCGAGAGCCACGCTTCGATCTCGTTCTCGGTCGCCATGCTGGCGCGGTAACGGTCGTACGCTTGAGCTTCCGCCTCCCAGTCGCCGGTCGAAGCGTAGTAACGGCAAAGGTTTTCCCATGCGGCCGCCTCGTGATCCGGGTCGTTGCTTGCTGCTTCGAGCAGGTCGATGCACCGGGGGTCGTCCACCGTCGCATAGAGGCCTCCGAGCCAGAGCTTCTGTTCGCAACCTTGGCTTCCAGCCCGGTAGGCGGCCATCGCCCAAGGCAGCGCGGCTCCGTTGCCATGGATCCGCCTCACGGCCCGTGCCTTGTCCCAAAGTTCGCTTTCTGGGGCGTCGGCATCAGGATGCTCGACGTCACTGTCGGAAAGCCGGGCCAAGTCTTCGCGCCATTGGCGGACTTTCTCGGGCCACGTCGGTCCGATTTCTTCCGCGATCTTACGGTCGAACGCATGAAGACAGGCCACTTTGACGTCGGGCCTGAGCCAGGCGTCCAGGGCTGTTCCTTCGGACCGGGCCGTACACAAGGGGACCAGGTCGTGCCGCCCACTTTCGGCCCTGGGATCCAGACCAGGCTCGATCCGGGCGATCCGGTCGGCAGTGGACGGATGGGAGTCGTAGGGGCCCGTCTCTTTGTGCGCGATCCGCGTCACGGCACGATCGAAGGCCTCTGGTGTCGGCAGGGGCCATTCCGCGAGCCTCTGGAGAAAGTCCTCGGGAGGAGAATCGCGTGACGCCGCCTCGGGCCAGTACGTCTCTTGGAACGGCTCCAGCCAGAGGTCCGAGCCCGCTCTGATCCGGGTCAGGGCGCGGACGGTCGTTTCGTTTCCGGTCACTTGGGCGGCCAAAAGGTCTGCCTCGTGCTCGTTTTCGCGCCTCAATACGACCGTCATGGCTTCCAAGCGGGGCAGATACCATCGCAAGAACGGCCGCATCGGAGCCCCGGAATAGCCCGTCTGGTCCGGCTGCATCAGGTTCCTCCACATCTGCACGAGACGGTCGTTCGCGGCTCCGAACACGACGTCCCGACGGCAGTGGTGGGCGATCTCGTGGGCGAGGACGCTACGGGCTTCCTCTGGTGACAGGTAGAGAAGGAGCTCGACACCGAAGTGGAGCCGGATCTCCGCTCCAAACGTCGCGAACCTGAACGAAGCCGAAGCTCCGGCATTGAACGTCGTGTCCAAGTAGACCGCGTCCGGCGCCTTCGCCTTGAGGGCCAGCGCCGTGGCCCGAACGTCTTCATAGAGCCCAGGTGCGTCCTCTTCACTGAGTCTCTGGCCCTCAGTCGGGGGTTGGCGGACCGACATCGAGCGGACGACGACCACGGTCGCCAGCAGGATCGGCACGAGCAGGAACAAGGCCGGGCCGCGAACGATGACCGTCGCGACGGTCATGAGGCAAAGGCAGGACAATAGGAGGATCAGATGGCCCGAATACGCCCAATATCCCAAGCGCACGAACCGGCGGACGCGGGCACGATAGGCGCGGGGATCGCTCCTGTTCAGCTCGGACATCCGGTCGATCAAGGCCAGGTAGTCGCTCTGGGTCAACGTCGGATTATGCGCCTCGGCCAGGTGCCGTGACCCCTCGAAGACCGTTGGTATACTCGTTGCCCGGCCTTAACCTGCCTGACCTGGAGCCCCCACTTGCAGTCACGAAGCATCCTGTTCCTCGTACTCGTCGTCGTCCTCGCCGGTCTCTCGGCATGGCGCGTCGCAAAGTGGCCGTTCACGTACGGTCTGGACGTCCAGGGCGGCCTCCGCCTCGTGTACCGGATGGACACGGAGCACATGTCCAAGGAGGACCTCGGCCGCCAGGCGATGATCCAGAGCGATCTCGTCAAGATCCTGGACGGCCGCGCCCGCGGCACGCTGGGCGCCTCGGAACCCTCGGTGATGAGGAAAGGCGAGGACAGCTTCGTCGTCGAACTGCCGGGCATGACCGACATCGCCCGTGCGACCGAGATCATGAGCACGACCGCCAAGATCGAGGTCAAGTGGGCCAAGACGGTCGGAACGGACCTCTATCCCAACCGGCGGTACAAGCACGTCCCGAACCAGCGGGAGTCGGACAAGGTCAAGTACGAGACGTACGTCAAGAGCAGCGACCCGTCCAAGGTGCTCGAACCTGGCGATCCCGATTACAAGGCGATGATCGCGAGTTGGGAGACGATCCTCGAGGGCAAGGACGTCGCAGGCGCGAGTCCGGAAGTGAGCGGCAACGGCAGCCATCCCAAATTCTTCTTCTCACCGTCCGGTGCGGCGAAGATGGAGCAATGGAGCCGGAAGTACATGAACAAGCGCGAGAACATCGCGTTCGTCTTGGACGACCGGGTCCTCAACATGGCTTACGTCAAGGACGGCACCGTCCTCAGCGACGAGGCGTTCTTGGACGGAACGTTCCCGGCCGGGTATGTCAACGATCTTTGCAACCTGGTCCGGTCCGGTTCGTTGCCTGTCGCCCTCGTACCGCTGAGTACCGAGAAGGTCGACCCGACCATCGGCAAGCAAGCCCTGAACGAGATGGAGAAAGCGGGCGCGATCTCCTTCGCGATCGTCGGAGTCCTGCTCGTCATCTATTACGGCTTCCCCGGTGTCATCGCGTTCCTTGCGATGCTGCTGTACACCGTCTTCACGCTGGCCTTTTTGAACCTGATCAGCGCGACGATGAGCCTAGCCGCCATCGCCGCGTTCATCCTCTCGGTCGGCATGGCGGTCGATGCGAACATCCTCGTCTTCGAACGCCTTAAAGAGGAACTTCGGGAGGGGAAGGATCTGGCAAGGGCGACGAGCATCGCCTTCAAACGGGCTTTGACCGCGATCATCGACTCGAACGCCTGTACGGTCCTGACGTGTGCGGTCCTGTACTTCTACGGGACGGGGCCGGTCAAAGGCTTTGCCTCGACGCTCGGCCTCGGCGTCTTCATCTCGTTCTTCACGGCGTTCGTCGTGACCCGCGTCCTGGTCCAAGGTTCGCAGGCGCTCGGAATCGGCCGGAACCCGAAGTGGTACGGCATGGGCAAGGGCTGGTTCTTGGAGCAGCAGAAGGACGACGCCACCCACCACCTTTTGAACATCATCGGGCGGACGAAGTTCTACTTCATCGTCTCCGCCGCCTTGATCATCCCGGGCCTGGTCTTCATCGGCTTGGGCGGGATCAAGCTCAACGTGGAGTTCCTGGGCGGCTATGAAGGCATGTACAAGCTGCCGGCCGGCCTGACGACCGACCAGATCCGCAAGAACCTTTCGTCTAAGGGGATCGAAGGCGTCAACATCAAGGGTGCCGATACGGAGAAGGGCAAAGTCGTCTACCTGACCGTCCCGCCGTTGAAGGACATGGCCGTCGGGGACAACTCCGCGAACGAGAGGATCGCGTCGGCGGCGGGACTGTCGACGGAAGGATCGAGCTTCTCTGCGATCGGGCCCACTGTCCAGAAAGAGACGGTCAACAACGCGGTGATGGGCGTCGGGATCAGCTCGCTGTTGATCGCCGTCTACCTCGCGTTCCGGTTCGGCATCTCTGTCGGTGGCATCAGGAACGGCTTCAAGTTCGGCGCCTCGGCCGTCATCGCCCTGGTCCACGACGTCCTGTTCGTCATCGGCACCGCCGCGATCGTCGGTTACTTCCTGCACTGGGAGATCAGCGCGCTGTTCATCACGGCGATGCTGACCGTCATCGGCTTCTCCGTCCATGACACGATCATCATCTTCGACCGCATCCGCGAGAACCTCAACCGCCAGCACAAGGGCGAGTCGTTCGAGCACCTGTGCGACAAATCGGTCACCCAGTCCGTCGCACGGTCGATCAACACGTCGATGTCGGCCGTCATCCCGCTTGCGGTCTTGATCGCGATCGGCACGCCGACCCCCGACCTGAAGTTCATGTGCCTTTCGATGCTCCTCGGGATCTCGATCGGTGCGTACAGCTCGATCTTCAACGCGACCCCGATCCTTTACATCTGGGACAAGATCGTCATGAAGAAGCGTGGCGAAGGCGCAGGCCTGATGGCCGAGGCGGCCCGCGAGATCAAGGTCAGGGCCCAAGCGGCGGCTACGGCCGCTGGCGCGATGCCGGCCGCCGCCACGGCGACCGGGGCGGCCACGGGAGCGGGGAGCGCCTACGGCCAGATCAAGCGCCGCTCGAGCGCGGTCGAGCAGTCCAAACGCGAGATCGACGACGAAGACTGAACGGTCACCCGTGGCCCGCGACCGTCGGACGCGGGCCACGGCTTGTCCGGCCCTTGGTAGGGCCAGGATCCGACGAACAAGGTCAATCCCGTATGGCAACCCAGGAATTCAGCTTCGACATCGTCTCCAAAGTCGACTTGGCCGAGGTCAAGAACGCCGTCAACCAGGCGCAAAAGGAACTGGAGAACCGCTATGACTTCCGGGGCACGGCGGCCAAGATCGACTTCGACGAAAAGGAAGTGTCGCTGACCGCCGACGACGAGTTCCGGATGGACCAGCTCAAGGACATCGTGTTCAGTAAGTTGATCAAGCGTAACGTCGACGCCCGGAGCATCGAGTACGGCAAGCTCGAACCGGGGCCCGGAATCAGCGTCAAACAGAAGGTCACCTTCAAACAGGGTATCGAGCAGGACAAGGCGAAGTCGTTGGTCAAACAGATCAAGGACAAGGGGCTGAAGGTGAACGCCCAGATCCAGGGCGAGCAGCTCCGAGTCAGCGGAAAGTCCAAAGACGACCTTCAGAAGGCGATCACGTTCGTCAAGTCGCTCGACCTGGAGTTTCCGGTCGACTTCATCAACTATCGCTAAGGGCCGTCCGGTCGGAAGCGCCTTCGGTTAAAATGCGTGCGTCATGCGGAAGACCGGTCTTGCGCTCCTCGCCGTCGCCCTTCTGATCCCCCTCGGTTGCGGGCCCGGAAAATTCGCCGCTCAAGCCGACAAGGGCAAGCCGGGCGTCTTCCGTTATCCGATCGTCACGAACCCGACGACGATGGACCCGCACAAAGTCCAGGACGGCGACACGATCGACTTGCTCCAACAGGTCTACGAGGGACTGGTAGGGTGGAGTCCGGAGAACAAGCCCGTCGGTTACCTTGCCCAGAGTTGGGAAGTGTCGACCGACGGAAAGACGTACACGTTCAAGCTTCGGGACAACGCTAAGTTCCACAACGGACGGCAAGTCACGGCCGATGACGTGAAGTGGAGCCTGGAGCGGTCGGCGAGTTCCAAACTGGCCTCGCCCGTGTCGGACAGCTATCTCGGAGGCATTCAAGGCTTCAGCGACAAGTTCGCGGGTCGGGCTCAAGAGGTGAGCGGTGTCAAAGTCGTCGACCCGTCGCACGTCGCGATCACGCTGACAAAGCCGGACCGAAACTTCCTCGGCAAGCTGACGTACCTGGTCGCGTCCGTCGTCCCGAAAGAGTCGTTTCCGCCGGAAAAGGAACTGAGCGACGTCAGCCAGGCGATCGGCAGCGGGCCGTTCAAGCTGAAGTCGTACCAGCCGAACCAACTGGTCGTACTGGAAGCCTTTAAGGAGTACCACGCCGGAGCGCCGAAGATCGACACGATCGAGCGGTTGGTGCTCGAAGACCCGACGACCCGGCTCAATAAGTTCCGCGGAGGAGAACTCGACCTGGTCATGCTCGAGCGGGCCGACGTCGCCAGCTTGGAGAAGGATCCGGCCCTGAAGCCGATGATCCAGTTCTTCCCCCGTCCCTCCATTTTCTACGTGGGCATGAATCAGCTCATGTACCCGCCGTTCAAGGACATCAAGGTCCGACAGGCGTTCGCGATGGCGATCGACAAGGAGAAGATCGTCAAGGAGTTGTTGAGCGGCGTGAATTCCGTGGCCTATTCGATCGTCCCGCCGAACATCCCCGGCGGCGACCGCAAAGACGCCAAATCGTTCAAATACGATCCCGAAGCGGCCAAGAAGCTTCTCGCCGACGCCGGTCATCCGGGTGGGAAGGGCCTGCCGCCGTTGGTCATGACCTTCCGCGACAACCGACCGGACATCAAGCTCGTCGCCGAAGCGGTGGCCGGCCAGATCAAGACCAACCTCGGCGTGGACGTCAAGCTTCAACAGATGGAGTGGCTCGCGTACTTGGACAAGTTCAATAAGAAGCAGCAGACGTTCTATCACATGCGTTGGGCGGCCGACTATGCCGATCCGCAGAACTTCTTGAGCCACATGCTCGCGACCTGGGGCCCCGAGAACAAGCTCGGATACAACAGTCCCGTTTTCGACGGCTTCTGTCGCGAAGCCGATGCGAGCCCAGAAGTGGAGAAGGTGCTCCCGCTTTACGCCCAGGCTGAGGACACCGTGCTTCAAGACGCCGTCTGGGTCCCGATCTACTTCCAGCGGGACGCCGAGCTGATCCGGCCGTGGGTCAAGGGGATCCGCGAGTCCGTGTTCGGCCACCTTCCGCACACGACGGTCTCTATCGAAGGCTCGACAGGGCCTTAGAGCACCGTTTCAGGTAGATTTGCCCGGCTCAAACCTGGCAGTTTCCCGGTCTATCGGAACAGGGACGTTGCTCCAATAATGATGAGCGTGCTAGTGGCCGTGGTGATTCTCGGTTACGTGACCTGCGCGACGGCGTTCTATTGCCTGTCCGCAAAGTCGGCGCCATGGATCGAAGAAACAGGGTCCTCGGTGCCGGGTCAGCCCGTGCTCCTCGTCGTAGAAGGCGGGAGCGGCGCGACGCCTGACGTCAGAAGTGCGGCATAAGGCTCACCGAGCCTTGAGCGCCCGAGGGGCGCACTGCCTCTACAAGACAGACCGGATCCCGATTTCGGGGTCCGGTCACTCTTTGGGCCGCCGGGTCAGGACGACAGGCGGGTCGCCCTCGCGGACGAACACCACCGTCCCGTCCTTGTTCAAGGCGAGCTTCCTGCTCCCGGTCATGTCGCGCGTCTCAGAGGGCCGGAGCCCGTCGACTTCCCTGACGTTCAGTGTCGCGGTGTCGGAACCGTAGGAACCGCTCCCGGTCTTCGCGAAGCCCTCCTCCGTCAGCCTGAAGGTGCCGTCCGGTCGGACCGTCAAGCGGACGAGGGCGAGCGTTTCGGCCACCGACCTGTCTTCACCTGGAGGCAGGTTCAGAGGGCGCCGGCCGATCCACTCCCCGGTCCAGTCCCCTCGGTCCGAACACCCCGCCGGCACCAGTGCGCCGAGCAAGGTGACGCCTATAATCCACCTCATGACCGCCATTTCTCCGGACGTATACCTTTCCCTTGGTCTGACGCCGGAGGAGTTCCAAGAGATCCGAAAATTGTTGGGCCGGGACCCTTCGGAGACGGAACTCGGCATGTTCTCGGTGCAATGGAGCGAGCACTGCTCCTACAAGTGCTCCAAGCGCGTCCTTTCTTACTTCAAACGGTACAAAGAGGCGGTCGATGGCGAGGGGCTGGAAAACGCCGGGGTGGTCCCGATCGGAGACGGCCTCGGCGTCGTGATGAAGGTCGAATCGCACAACCACCCGTCAGCGGTCGAGCCTTATCAAGGCGCGGCGACCGGCGTCGGCGGGATCATCCGCGACATCTTCACGATGGGCGCCCGCCCGATCGCGTCGCTGAATTCGCTCCGGTTCGGGCCGATCCGGGACGGCGACACGGAGCCGGCGACGGTCCGCCGCAACCGATACCTGTTCGAACGCGTCGTCGCCGGAATCGCCGGATATGGGAACTGCGTGGGCGTGCCCACGGTCGCGGGGGAAGTGTCGTTCCACCGCCGGTACAGCGGAAACCCGCTCGTCAACGCCATGGCGGTCGGGCTCCTTAAGACCGACGCCGTCGCGACGGCGGGCGCGCAAGGCGAGGGCAACCCTGTGATCTATCTCGGGTCGGCCACGGGCAAGGACGGCATCCACGGGGCCAGCTTTGCAAGCGAGGTCTTAGGCGAAGACAGCGAATCCAAGCGGCCCAACGTCCAGATCGGCGATCCCTTCGCGGAAAAACTCCTGATCGAGGCGACGCTCGAGGCGTTACAGACCGGTGCCGTCCAGTCGATCCAGGACATGGGTGCGGCCGGATTGACCTGCTCGACCACTGAGATGTCGTCCAAGGGCAGGGTGGGAATGGAGATCGACCTCGACCTCGTCCCGATGCGCGAGTCCGACATGACCGCGTACGAGCTGATGCTGAGCGAAAGTCAGGAACGGATGCTCTGCGTGGCCCACCGGGGCCGCGAACGCGAGGTCATCGACGTTTTCGCCAAGTGGGGCCTTGCCGCTGTCGTGATCGGTCGGGTGACGGACGACGGACGGGTCAAGGTCTGGCGCCATGGAAAGCTCGAGGTCGACGCGCCGAGCCTGGCTTTCACCGACGGGTGCCCGTCCTTGGCCTTGCCGACGCATGAACCGGCCCGGTATGCGGAGTCCGCGACGTTCGATCCGGCCGGACTGGCGGAGACCGACCCGCTCCAGGCCCTGGAGACCCTCGTATCGTCGCCGGATCTGGCCTCGAAACGTTGGGTGTACCGCCAGTACGACCAGTCCGTGCAGACCCAGACGGCGCTTCTGCCGGGCGACGGGGACGCGGCCGTCCTCTGCCCGCGAGGGACGCGGAAAGGTCTGGCCCTCAAGATCGACGGGAACTCCCGATGGGTCGCCCAAGACCCTTACGTGGGCGGCTTGCTCGCGGTCGTCGAAGCCGCCCGCAACGTAGCGTGTACGGGCGCCATGCCCGTGGCGGTAACGGACGGCCTCAACTACGGGAATCCGAAAGATCCAGAAGTCTATTGGGAGTTCGAGCGCAGCGTCCGCGGCTTGGCCGACGCCGCCGAAGCCCTGGAGACGCCCGTCGTCAGCGGCAACGTCAGTTTCTACAACGAGAGCGAACTGGGCGAAGTCCCGCCGACACCCCTGATCGGCATGTTGGGGGTGATGGACGACGCATCGAAACGGGTCGGCGGGACGCTGCGCCCAGATCAAGACGTGTACGCTTTGACGTGCGGCGTAGACAGCGGTCCGCAACAGGGACTCGGCGCCAGTTCCTACCTTGCCGAAGTGCACGGGATCGAGGACGGTCGTCCCGTCGCCCCCGACTTGATGCTTGAAAGGGCCTTGCACGCCACGCTCGTCAGGATGGCGTCCGAAGGCGCTGTATCGGGTTGCCACGACTCGAGCGAAGGAGGGGCCGCGTTCGCCCTGGCCGAAATGGTCATCAGATCTGGCGCGGGCCTCAAGGCCGACGTTGCCGGTTTGCCCGGATTGGGGAGCCGGACGGACGCCCGCTTGTTCGGCGAAGTTCCAGGAACGGTGTTCCTCGGCGCCGACCCTGGTCAAGAGGAGCGGCTGTCCGGGCTCGTCGAACCCGGTCTTCAGCTTGTACGCATCGGACGGACGGACGGTTCGGGAACGTTCGAACTGAGCGGGAACGGTCGCGTCCTTCTTTCCGTCCAAACCTGTAGGCTTGAGGGATTGTACGAATCGGGCATACCGGCATCATTGGGGGATTCCTGACCGGAGATTTGCCGGATTGACGGGCAGAGGCCCGTGTCTCGGGCAGGGGCGG
The Armatimonadota bacterium DNA segment above includes these coding regions:
- a CDS encoding M48 family metalloprotease, which gives rise to MTQSDYLALIDRMSELNRSDPRAYRARVRRFVRLGYWAYSGHLILLLSCLCLMTVATVIVRGPALFLLVPILLATVVVVRSMSVRQPPTEGQRLSEEDAPGLYEDVRATALALKAKAPDAVYLDTTFNAGASASFRFATFGAEIRLHFGVELLLYLSPEEARSVLAHEIAHHCRRDVVFGAANDRLVQMWRNLMQPDQTGYSGAPMRPFLRWYLPRLEAMTVVLRRENEHEADLLAAQVTGNETTVRALTRIRAGSDLWLEPFQETYWPEAASRDSPPEDFLQRLAEWPLPTPEAFDRAVTRIAHKETGPYDSHPSTADRIARIEPGLDPRAESGRHDLVPLCTARSEGTALDAWLRPDVKVACLHAFDRKIAEEIGPTWPEKVRQWREDLARLSDSDVEHPDADAPESELWDKARAVRRIHGNGAALPWAMAAYRAGSQGCEQKLWLGGLYATVDDPRCIDLLEAASNDPDHEAAAWENLCRYYASTGDWEAEAQAYDRYRASMATENEIEAWLSDLKNDGHSVAADLPPEQRAALVAVLKEDPEVTAVYTVRRTHPVRNRQADLVVVAFSPAGFHVDRAKFVKPKLERLQGVVPLRESAVLWVVLKGSVQERAAAGIPGTCVYRTARP
- the secD gene encoding protein translocase subunit SecD, with translation MQSRSILFLVLVVVLAGLSAWRVAKWPFTYGLDVQGGLRLVYRMDTEHMSKEDLGRQAMIQSDLVKILDGRARGTLGASEPSVMRKGEDSFVVELPGMTDIARATEIMSTTAKIEVKWAKTVGTDLYPNRRYKHVPNQRESDKVKYETYVKSSDPSKVLEPGDPDYKAMIASWETILEGKDVAGASPEVSGNGSHPKFFFSPSGAAKMEQWSRKYMNKRENIAFVLDDRVLNMAYVKDGTVLSDEAFLDGTFPAGYVNDLCNLVRSGSLPVALVPLSTEKVDPTIGKQALNEMEKAGAISFAIVGVLLVIYYGFPGVIAFLAMLLYTVFTLAFLNLISATMSLAAIAAFILSVGMAVDANILVFERLKEELREGKDLARATSIAFKRALTAIIDSNACTVLTCAVLYFYGTGPVKGFASTLGLGVFISFFTAFVVTRVLVQGSQALGIGRNPKWYGMGKGWFLEQQKDDATHHLLNIIGRTKFYFIVSAALIIPGLVFIGLGGIKLNVEFLGGYEGMYKLPAGLTTDQIRKNLSSKGIEGVNIKGADTEKGKVVYLTVPPLKDMAVGDNSANERIASAAGLSTEGSSFSAIGPTVQKETVNNAVMGVGISSLLIAVYLAFRFGISVGGIRNGFKFGASAVIALVHDVLFVIGTAAIVGYFLHWEISALFITAMLTVIGFSVHDTIIIFDRIRENLNRQHKGESFEHLCDKSVTQSVARSINTSMSAVIPLAVLIAIGTPTPDLKFMCLSMLLGISIGAYSSIFNATPILYIWDKIVMKKRGEGAGLMAEAAREIKVRAQAAATAAGAMPAAATATGAATGAGSAYGQIKRRSSAVEQSKREIDDED
- a CDS encoding YajQ family cyclic di-GMP-binding protein — encoded protein: MATQEFSFDIVSKVDLAEVKNAVNQAQKELENRYDFRGTAAKIDFDEKEVSLTADDEFRMDQLKDIVFSKLIKRNVDARSIEYGKLEPGPGISVKQKVTFKQGIEQDKAKSLVKQIKDKGLKVNAQIQGEQLRVSGKSKDDLQKAITFVKSLDLEFPVDFINYR
- a CDS encoding ABC transporter substrate-binding protein, with amino-acid sequence MRKTGLALLAVALLIPLGCGPGKFAAQADKGKPGVFRYPIVTNPTTMDPHKVQDGDTIDLLQQVYEGLVGWSPENKPVGYLAQSWEVSTDGKTYTFKLRDNAKFHNGRQVTADDVKWSLERSASSKLASPVSDSYLGGIQGFSDKFAGRAQEVSGVKVVDPSHVAITLTKPDRNFLGKLTYLVASVVPKESFPPEKELSDVSQAIGSGPFKLKSYQPNQLVVLEAFKEYHAGAPKIDTIERLVLEDPTTRLNKFRGGELDLVMLERADVASLEKDPALKPMIQFFPRPSIFYVGMNQLMYPPFKDIKVRQAFAMAIDKEKIVKELLSGVNSVAYSIVPPNIPGGDRKDAKSFKYDPEAAKKLLADAGHPGGKGLPPLVMTFRDNRPDIKLVAEAVAGQIKTNLGVDVKLQQMEWLAYLDKFNKKQQTFYHMRWAADYADPQNFLSHMLATWGPENKLGYNSPVFDGFCREADASPEVEKVLPLYAQAEDTVLQDAVWVPIYFQRDAELIRPWVKGIRESVFGHLPHTTVSIEGSTGP
- the purL gene encoding phosphoribosylformylglycinamidine synthase subunit PurL; this translates as MTAISPDVYLSLGLTPEEFQEIRKLLGRDPSETELGMFSVQWSEHCSYKCSKRVLSYFKRYKEAVDGEGLENAGVVPIGDGLGVVMKVESHNHPSAVEPYQGAATGVGGIIRDIFTMGARPIASLNSLRFGPIRDGDTEPATVRRNRYLFERVVAGIAGYGNCVGVPTVAGEVSFHRRYSGNPLVNAMAVGLLKTDAVATAGAQGEGNPVIYLGSATGKDGIHGASFASEVLGEDSESKRPNVQIGDPFAEKLLIEATLEALQTGAVQSIQDMGAAGLTCSTTEMSSKGRVGMEIDLDLVPMRESDMTAYELMLSESQERMLCVAHRGREREVIDVFAKWGLAAVVIGRVTDDGRVKVWRHGKLEVDAPSLAFTDGCPSLALPTHEPARYAESATFDPAGLAETDPLQALETLVSSPDLASKRWVYRQYDQSVQTQTALLPGDGDAAVLCPRGTRKGLALKIDGNSRWVAQDPYVGGLLAVVEAARNVACTGAMPVAVTDGLNYGNPKDPEVYWEFERSVRGLADAAEALETPVVSGNVSFYNESELGEVPPTPLIGMLGVMDDASKRVGGTLRPDQDVYALTCGVDSGPQQGLGASSYLAEVHGIEDGRPVAPDLMLERALHATLVRMASEGAVSGCHDSSEGGAAFALAEMVIRSGAGLKADVAGLPGLGSRTDARLFGEVPGTVFLGADPGQEERLSGLVEPGLQLVRIGRTDGSGTFELSGNGRVLLSVQTCRLEGLYESGIPASLGDS